The DNA window GCACACGCTGACCAGCCAGCACCTGGCCGGCCTCGCCCCCTGGCAGGGCACCGAACTGCTGGTGCTCTCCCCGAACGGGCACGTCGAGCAGCACGCGCTGGTGGCCGAGGACGGCGAGACCACCTGGCTGGACACCGAGCCGGGGATGACCGCCGGGCTGCTGTCATACCTGGAAAAGATGCGGTTCTTCAGCAAGGTCGACCCGCGCGACGCCACCGCCGGGCACGCGCTGCTGTCGCTGGTCGGGCCGGAGTCCGTCGGCGCGGTCGAGACACTCGGCGTCGCCGAGCTGGCCGCACCCGACCTGGTCGGGGTGCCGGGCCCGAAGTTCCGTTCCGGCGAGCTGCCCCCGCGGCCCTCCGTGGTATACGACGTCAAGCCGCTGCCGGCCGGCGGCTGGGCCCGTCGGGTGGCGCTCGGCGTCGACCTGCTGGTGCCCCGCCCGGCGATGGCCGAGGTGGTGGAACGGCTGCGTGGCGTGGGCGTGCCGGTGGCCGGGCTGTGGGCGTACGAGGCGGTCCGGGTGGCCGCCCGACGGGCCCGGGCCGGCGTGGACACCGACCACCGGACGATCCCCGCCGAGGTGGACCTGATCGCC is part of the Micromonospora sp. WMMD980 genome and encodes:
- a CDS encoding folate-binding protein, with the protein product MIDIAGTVTTDAIDEQTRDQPEPAHRAAGVAPVAAHYGDPMREQRVLATGVGLVDRSHRGVVAVPGEERIGWLHTLTSQHLAGLAPWQGTELLVLSPNGHVEQHALVAEDGETTWLDTEPGMTAGLLSYLEKMRFFSKVDPRDATAGHALLSLVGPESVGAVETLGVAELAAPDLVGVPGPKFRSGELPPRPSVVYDVKPLPAGGWARRVALGVDLLVPRPAMAEVVERLRGVGVPVAGLWAYEAVRVAARRARAGVDTDHRTIPAEVDLIAPAVHLDKGCYRGQETVARVHNLGRPPRKLALLHLDGIASDQPPAAGTPVTLDGRTIGFVGTAVHHYELGQIALAVLKRNTPDDARLMVGDSAAAIES